In Taeniopygia guttata chromosome 2, bTaeGut7.mat, whole genome shotgun sequence, one genomic interval encodes:
- the IL6 gene encoding interleukin-6, producing the protein MKFARDCGCDRALAGRRRPPALRAALLLPPPLLLLLLVPRAAAAPLPSADSSGEAETDEAAARRAALPDCLRLARLLHARAAQLQDEMCEKFTVCQNSMEMLLHNNLNLPKVTEEDGCLLAGFNEDKCLRKISSGLYTFQTYLKYIQETFISENQNVESLSYSTEHLARTIRQMVINPEEVIIPDAATQESLHTELKSTKAWTEKITIHLILRYFTSFMERTVRAVRYLKNTRSFSV; encoded by the exons ATGAAGTTTGCCCGGGACTGCGGCTGCGACCGTGCCCTCGccggccgccgccggccgcccgCCCTCCGCgccgcgctgctgctgccgccgccgctgctgctgctgctgctggtgccccgggccgccgccgccccgctgCCCAGCGCCGACTCCTCGGGGGAGGCCGAGACGGAcgaggcggcggcgcggcgggcggcgctgcCCGACTGCCTGAGGCTGGCGCGGCTGCTGCACGCCCGGGCGGCACAGCTGCAGGACGAG ATGTGCGAGAAGTTTACCGTCTGCCAGAACAGCATGGAAATGCTCCTCCACAACAACCTCAACCTCCCCAAGGTGACGGAGGAAGATGGGTGTCTGCTCGCCGGCTTTAATGAG GATAAATGCTTGAGAAAAATCTCCAGTGGGCTTTATACATTTCAGACATACCTCAAATACATACAAGAAACTTTTATTAGTGAAAACCAAAATGTTGAATCGCTATCCTATAGTACAGAGCACCTGGCACGTACCATAAGACAGATG GTGATCAATCCCGAAGAAGTGATCATTCCAGATGCAGCTACCCAGGAATCCCTCCACACAGAGCTGAAGTCCACTAAGGCCTGGACAGAGAAAATCACCATCCATCTCATCCTCCGATATTTTACTTCATTTATGGAGAGGACAGTGAGGGCCGTGCGCTATTTGAAAAACACCAGGAGTTTCAGTGTTTGA
- the TOMM7 gene encoding mitochondrial import receptor subunit TOM7 homolog has translation MPKLSKEAKQRLQQLFKGGQFAIRWGFIPVVLYLGFKRGADPGMPEPTIWSLLWG, from the exons ATGCCGAAGCTTAGCAAGGAGGCCAAGCAGCGGCTACAGCAGCTCTTCAAGGGCGGCCAGTTCGCCATCCGCTGGGGCTTCATCCCCGTAGTGCTCTATCTCG GTTTTAAGAGAGGTGCAGATCCTGGAATGCCTGAGCCAACTATCTGGAG TCTACTTTGGGGATGA